A genome region from endosymbiont of Acanthamoeba sp. UWC8 includes the following:
- a CDS encoding alpha/beta hydrolase: protein MIKRIINKVLRNLFDSRGAVIGPRMKSGVDIKEVRLSKGFKLKIYKPTANKSGKALPVFIYYHGGGWTIGSLKAYGPMLKYLCYHTGFIVVGVEYRKAPEHKFPQAAYDALEGYNWVINNIEAIGGDISKIMIGGDSAGGNLTCVVLNYLQDKKQPLPIKQVLIYPVLDASEEGIKRARESKRWWVGKLGSKILDYQLSLYTNTPEDLKSPLMCPNISDLDLSNTETLIITAEFDPLFIGAGDYIKALQKNSYSVIHKHYAKTFHGFINFAGVSPKGLSALREIVKFLLE, encoded by the coding sequence ATGATAAAAAGAATAATCAACAAAGTTTTACGTAACTTATTTGACTCCCGAGGAGCGGTTATAGGCCCTAGAATGAAATCCGGAGTAGATATTAAAGAAGTACGTTTATCTAAAGGTTTTAAGTTAAAAATTTATAAGCCTACCGCAAATAAATCAGGTAAAGCTTTACCGGTATTTATATATTATCACGGCGGCGGGTGGACTATAGGGAGCCTAAAAGCTTATGGCCCTATGCTTAAGTATTTATGCTATCATACGGGTTTTATAGTGGTGGGAGTCGAATATAGAAAAGCTCCCGAGCACAAATTCCCTCAAGCGGCTTATGATGCATTAGAGGGTTATAATTGGGTGATTAATAATATTGAAGCTATAGGAGGCGATATTAGCAAGATAATGATCGGCGGTGATAGTGCAGGAGGTAACTTAACCTGCGTAGTTTTAAATTACTTACAGGATAAAAAGCAGCCGCTCCCGATAAAACAAGTACTAATTTACCCGGTGCTTGATGCAAGTGAAGAGGGAATAAAGCGAGCACGGGAAAGTAAAAGATGGTGGGTAGGGAAGTTAGGTAGTAAGATATTAGATTACCAGTTAAGCCTATATACTAACACTCCTGAAGACCTAAAATCACCGCTTATGTGCCCTAATATTTCAGACTTAGACTTAAGCAATACGGAAACTCTCATAATCACCGCAGAGTTTGACCCACTATTTATCGGAGCAGGAGACTATATTAAAGCCTTACAAAAAAATAGTTATTCGGTCATTCATAAACATTATGCCAAAACTTTCCACGGGTTTATTAACTTTGCAGGGGTCTCCCCAAAAGGTTTATCCGCTTTAAGGGAAATCGTTAAGTTTTTACTAGAGTAG
- a CDS encoding zeta toxin family protein: protein MKNFDCLSELELFCALSTDVDEIKITALNYKDLLLKLEEIYEKLFPYTFNLLITGSHPIVDKEKVLHLENLLEKLEKTISLIPLAALANFYYEFMHLKPFEYGNSIVLRTFVFKLSKFIDMNLDFRVLTDREAKELIANKSLGSITKILEKAANRKYPTKELKIRHPWPKWPEASFKINDKNFLCFEGKYLVAIDGTLLPIKNIKEALENDDCIDSLKYKKKLFSISTKKAIDGIPIKLSKVPLVSLNHDILTGLSIDKELPILVNAIRKNNISLPELPGKINEIKNKEDNLVINIAERASERLVHTLKLIKHIAKNAFTNKQPTVEHDLFITMGGSGSGKGLLNEIALEASDNNLVEASLDKSRYFSFIYKLLIACQHHNDDYKIIAQFAYVLRDTILNYALAEGYNLLFDGSGIPYKGRYDHLVEIFKNSGFRTHILVAETPFYLIHSKNKGIDSYHKIINRFRYSKDHRALPWRIAIQKHAGQPQSQLNAACDKNVKSFFIIDTLPKKEKTYILAFTKDINKDNLTHFLEYKNQPEKLLEYIIQKQLLPNKRINNIIPEMLDFLICTKLSRQSYRVLIITNKQRFIESLKKCLLNTESKGKEDIFFNPFPYLIPVIDFEYKY, encoded by the coding sequence ATGAAAAATTTTGATTGCTTAAGTGAATTGGAACTTTTTTGCGCATTATCTACGGATGTAGATGAGATCAAAATCACTGCACTTAACTACAAGGATTTATTATTAAAATTGGAGGAAATCTATGAGAAATTATTTCCTTATACTTTTAATCTTTTAATAACAGGTTCTCATCCAATAGTTGATAAAGAAAAAGTATTACATTTAGAAAACCTTTTAGAAAAGCTGGAAAAAACTATTTCTCTTATTCCTCTAGCGGCGTTAGCAAATTTTTACTATGAGTTTATGCACTTAAAGCCTTTTGAATATGGAAATAGTATAGTACTAAGGACATTTGTTTTTAAGCTCTCTAAATTTATCGATATGAACCTTGATTTTAGAGTTCTAACCGATAGAGAAGCCAAAGAATTAATAGCCAATAAAAGCTTGGGCTCAATAACTAAAATATTAGAAAAAGCAGCAAACCGCAAATACCCAACTAAAGAATTGAAAATTAGACACCCATGGCCGAAATGGCCGGAGGCCTCGTTTAAAATCAATGATAAAAACTTCCTATGTTTTGAAGGTAAGTATTTAGTTGCAATAGACGGTACTTTGTTGCCGATTAAAAATATTAAAGAAGCATTAGAGAACGATGATTGCATAGATTCTCTTAAATATAAAAAAAAGCTTTTTTCGATCTCGACAAAAAAAGCGATTGACGGTATTCCGATTAAGCTGAGCAAGGTACCGCTCGTGAGCTTAAATCATGATATATTAACCGGGTTAAGTATTGATAAAGAACTACCTATCTTAGTAAATGCGATTCGAAAAAATAATATTTCATTACCGGAGCTTCCCGGAAAGATAAATGAGATTAAGAACAAAGAAGACAACTTAGTAATTAATATTGCTGAGAGAGCTTCTGAGCGCCTGGTACACACCCTAAAGCTTATAAAGCATATAGCTAAAAATGCATTTACAAACAAGCAACCGACTGTAGAACATGATTTGTTTATAACTATGGGAGGAAGCGGTTCAGGCAAAGGTTTATTAAATGAGATAGCTTTGGAAGCCTCGGATAATAACCTTGTTGAAGCCTCACTTGATAAATCCAGGTATTTTAGCTTCATATATAAATTATTAATTGCTTGTCAGCATCATAATGATGATTATAAAATTATTGCGCAGTTTGCTTACGTGCTTAGAGACACAATACTGAACTATGCGCTTGCGGAAGGATATAACTTATTATTTGACGGATCAGGAATTCCATATAAAGGGAGATATGACCATCTGGTCGAAATTTTTAAAAATTCCGGTTTTAGGACGCATATATTAGTTGCTGAAACCCCATTTTACCTTATTCATTCAAAAAATAAGGGAATAGATTCCTACCATAAAATAATTAATCGCTTCAGATATTCAAAAGACCATAGAGCTTTACCATGGCGAATTGCCATTCAAAAACACGCCGGTCAGCCGCAATCTCAACTTAATGCTGCTTGTGACAAAAATGTTAAGTCTTTTTTTATTATTGATACTTTACCAAAAAAAGAAAAAACATATATATTAGCTTTTACTAAAGATATTAATAAAGATAATTTAACCCATTTTTTAGAATATAAAAATCAGCCGGAGAAACTATTGGAGTATATAATACAAAAGCAGTTGCTTCCTAATAAGCGGATAAATAATATTATACCCGAAATGCTTGATTTCTTAATATGCACGAAACTTTCCCGCCAATCATATAGAGTGCTGATAATAACAAACAAGCAACGCTTTATTGAATCCCTAAAAAAGTGCTTGCTAAATACTGAATCAAAGGGGAAAGAAGATATATTCTTTAACCCTTTTCCTTATTTAATCCCTGTAATTGATTTTGAGTATAAGTATTAG
- the dacB gene encoding D-alanyl-D-alanine carboxypeptidase/D-alanyl-D-alanine-endopeptidase — MYKIGLLLICLVLQSKISYAEETNFYSYKLVDLKTSKVIAEHNPEKLMTPASTQKLITAYAALQELGDNYRFETKFSTQGKVVNKTLHGNLYITFDGNPDFSQKDLASIPGKLKEKGITKIKGNIIIDDSRFDDKYYADGWNIEDKNFAFSAPVSAIVIDQNAFTLKLKEKGSTFQLTEYSPYPKIINHVKLIQKKDPQCELELTSNDGNIYNLYGCSLKGSSPEILKIAIQNPKLWVQHLVKFYLKRDHIAFQEIKFDKTPSSAKLLFSFKSRPLNEMLKTFLQDSNNLIGEVLLKTLAARKNKVGSFKVGTKILYDFIAQQLKNKELEIQLKDGSGLSRKNLISADIFISLLKKINQEPQAIKETLLNALPSSSCNGTLKARFTDSLIINQGSILAKTGYMENTSCLVGFINDKQGKPRYAIAVMINNTLMKYKDLKTAEEKLVEQLISNNRLS; from the coding sequence ATGTATAAAATCGGTTTATTGCTTATATGTTTAGTATTACAAAGCAAAATAAGTTATGCGGAAGAAACTAACTTTTATTCATACAAACTTGTTGATTTAAAAACTTCAAAAGTTATTGCCGAACATAATCCAGAGAAGCTTATGACCCCGGCAAGCACTCAAAAACTAATTACCGCATATGCAGCTTTACAAGAATTAGGGGATAATTATCGCTTTGAAACCAAATTTTCAACTCAAGGTAAAGTGGTAAACAAAACTTTACACGGCAACTTATATATCACCTTCGATGGCAATCCGGATTTTTCGCAAAAAGACCTTGCTTCCATTCCCGGAAAACTTAAAGAAAAAGGGATTACAAAAATTAAGGGGAATATAATAATAGATGATAGCCGCTTTGATGATAAATATTATGCTGATGGGTGGAATATAGAAGATAAGAATTTTGCATTCTCAGCACCCGTCTCTGCAATTGTAATCGATCAAAATGCTTTTACTCTGAAGCTTAAAGAAAAAGGCTCAACTTTTCAATTAACCGAATATAGCCCCTACCCCAAAATTATAAATCATGTTAAATTAATTCAAAAAAAAGACCCGCAATGCGAATTAGAGCTTACCTCTAATGACGGAAATATTTATAACCTATACGGTTGTTCATTAAAGGGCTCTTCACCCGAGATACTGAAAATTGCAATCCAAAATCCGAAATTATGGGTACAACATTTGGTTAAGTTTTATTTGAAGCGGGATCATATAGCTTTTCAGGAAATTAAGTTTGATAAAACACCTTCTTCCGCCAAACTGCTTTTCAGTTTTAAATCTCGGCCGCTCAATGAAATGCTTAAAACGTTTCTTCAAGACTCAAATAATTTAATTGGTGAAGTTTTGCTTAAAACATTGGCGGCTCGAAAAAATAAAGTCGGTAGTTTTAAGGTGGGAACTAAAATACTTTATGACTTCATTGCACAACAGCTTAAAAATAAAGAACTTGAAATTCAACTGAAGGACGGTTCCGGGCTTTCCAGAAAAAACCTTATTTCAGCTGATATTTTTATCTCCTTACTTAAAAAAATTAATCAGGAGCCGCAAGCAATAAAAGAAACTTTATTAAACGCCCTTCCCTCTTCCTCATGTAACGGCACACTTAAAGCTCGTTTTACCGATAGTTTAATAATAAACCAAGGTTCAATCCTTGCCAAAACGGGCTATATGGAAAACACGAGCTGCTTAGTCGGGTTTATTAATGACAAACAAGGAAAACCAAGATACGCTATTGCCGTCATGATTAATAATACATTGATGAAATATAAAGACCTGAAAACGGCTGAAGAGAAGCTGGTTGAACAACTTATCTCTAATAATAGGCTTTCTTAA
- a CDS encoding LptF/LptG family permease, producing the protein MHIYHKYLFKAVFLQFIAVLATLTGIVWITQSMRIVDLIVNKGINFLDFLKITMLLVPYLVFIIIPVALFFSGISVAYKFLLDKEMIILKSIGLSDFQIAKPFLNLAILIVCLSYIISCYALPLSYGKFKDLQVYFRNNYASILLEEGVFSSQVNKLTLYVDKKIDEKTYGGIVVYDNREVNNPKVVFAKEGKIFKSQNNSWFELYNGSHQEKNISGDGLSVLYFDKYSINFSLFEEDYIRTIEPNEKYITELFDISPDEESKRNKLISHGHFRLSWPLNSLALMMLATSMLITNRYQRKEGVYRNLAVGILGIGFIILSILFNNFTLHNLNFAVLMYLAPVALMMFALIRFKRANNL; encoded by the coding sequence ATGCATATCTATCATAAATATTTATTTAAAGCCGTATTTTTGCAGTTTATTGCCGTTTTAGCCACGCTTACCGGTATAGTTTGGATTACACAATCAATGAGGATTGTCGATCTTATAGTAAATAAAGGAATTAACTTTTTAGATTTTTTAAAAATTACTATGCTCTTAGTTCCGTATCTGGTTTTTATTATTATTCCTGTGGCGCTGTTTTTCTCCGGAATTTCGGTAGCTTATAAATTTCTTTTAGATAAAGAAATGATAATATTAAAAAGCATAGGTCTAAGCGATTTTCAAATTGCCAAACCCTTTTTGAATTTAGCAATTCTTATAGTATGCTTAAGTTATATTATTTCTTGTTATGCGCTTCCTTTAAGCTATGGGAAATTTAAAGATTTACAAGTATATTTCAGGAATAACTATGCTTCGATATTGCTTGAAGAGGGGGTGTTCAGTTCCCAGGTTAACAAGCTGACATTATATGTTGATAAGAAGATAGATGAGAAAACATACGGCGGAATTGTGGTCTATGATAACAGAGAAGTCAATAACCCTAAAGTAGTATTTGCCAAAGAAGGGAAGATTTTTAAGTCACAAAACAATTCCTGGTTTGAATTATATAACGGCAGCCATCAGGAAAAGAACATTTCCGGGGATGGGCTTTCAGTGTTATATTTTGATAAATATTCCATCAACTTTAGCCTTTTTGAGGAGGATTATATCAGAACAATCGAACCGAATGAAAAATATATTACTGAACTGTTTGATATATCTCCCGATGAAGAAAGTAAACGAAATAAATTAATCAGCCATGGTCACTTTAGGCTTTCTTGGCCGCTGAATTCGTTAGCGTTGATGATGTTGGCAACCTCAATGTTAATTACCAATAGGTATCAAAGAAAAGAGGGAGTTTATAGAAATCTAGCAGTAGGTATTTTAGGCATCGGATTTATAATTCTATCTATTTTATTTAATAATTTTACTCTGCATAATTTAAACTTTGCGGTACTTATGTACTTAGCGCCCGTTGCACTGATGATGTTTGCATTAATACGTTTTAAGAGGGCTAATAACCTTTGA
- a CDS encoding GNAT family N-acetyltransferase, protein MDEISLIDLKVALNQNSYIDVIKTLFSSCTYPSTEEKVQDTINYYLHTDSTDLLGIEKNNELIGILGIELMLNKGIIKHISILPDFQKEGIGTKVIKTLPIKYDLNIIEAETDNESVSFYQNLGFMTQLIENNSYSIPRYLCVLRA, encoded by the coding sequence ATGGATGAAATCTCTCTTATTGATTTGAAGGTTGCACTGAATCAGAATTCTTATATTGATGTAATTAAAACTCTATTCTCATCATGTACTTATCCAAGCACAGAAGAAAAAGTCCAAGATACCATTAATTATTATCTTCATACGGATTCCACCGATTTACTTGGAATTGAAAAGAACAATGAATTAATAGGTATTTTAGGTATAGAGCTAATGCTCAATAAAGGAATTATAAAGCATATAAGTATTTTACCAGATTTTCAAAAAGAAGGCATCGGAACAAAAGTAATAAAAACTTTACCTATAAAATATGATTTAAATATAATTGAAGCAGAGACTGATAACGAATCTGTAAGTTTTTATCAAAACCTTGGGTTTATGACACAACTAATTGAGAATAATTCATATTCTATACCAAGATACTTATGTGTGCTAAGAGCATAG
- the clpB gene encoding ATP-dependent chaperone ClpB: MNFEKFTERAREVIQHAQTSAVASNHQKFMPEHIMYALLKEDDDFIASLLTACDANPKLIEAEVKACLDKLPKISGSGAGQLFLSPETAKVLEEANNLANKFNDSFVTVERILQALAKVKDTESFNILKSAGITEGKISSAIEKMRKGRTANSANAEATFEALKKYAKDITKLAEIGKLDPVIGRDEEIRRTMQVLSRRTKNNPVLIGEPGVGKTAIIEGLAQRMVAGDVPENLHNQKLFSLDLGALIAGAKFRGEFEERLKAVLNEVSAAEGEIILFIDELHTLVGAGAAEGAMDASNLLKPALARGELHCIGATTLDEYRKHIEKDAALARRFQPVFIPEPTVEDTVSILRGLKEKYEMHHGIRISDSAIVAAATLSNRYITERFLPDKAIDLIDEAASRLRMQVDSKPEALDELDRKIIQLKIEISALEKEQDPASQTRLEKLKKDLAEVEAKAFDLNSKWQAEKLKINELKKNKEKLDAAKIELETVQRSGNYERAGEIRYGIIPELEKKVQEAESSKDMQMLKETITENDIASIVSRWTGIPIDKMLEGEKEKLLHMEEHIKEYVVGQDNAVKAIASAVRRSRAGLADYEKPIGSFLFLGPTGVGKTELTKALCQFLFDDKKAMVRIDMSEFMEKHSVARLIGAPPGYVGYEEGGVLTESVRRRPYQVVLFDEIEKAHPDVFNILLQVLDEGRLTDGQGRTVDFRNTVIILTSNLGSEYIAALPEGVEVEQARNQVMEVVRGAFKPEFLNRLDEIILFSRLARKHMHKIVDIQLKRLIALLKEKKITLEVDDTAKDWLADKGYDPVFGARPLKRVIQHYIQNPLAEKLLAGVVKENSNIKVLGDKEGLKFL, translated from the coding sequence ATGAATTTTGAGAAATTTACTGAAAGAGCCAGAGAAGTAATACAACACGCGCAAACCAGTGCCGTTGCAAGCAATCATCAAAAATTTATGCCTGAGCATATTATGTATGCATTGTTAAAAGAAGATGATGATTTTATTGCAAGTCTACTTACCGCCTGTGATGCAAATCCTAAGTTAATAGAAGCTGAAGTTAAAGCATGCTTGGATAAACTACCGAAAATTTCCGGCTCAGGTGCCGGTCAACTTTTTCTTTCGCCTGAAACGGCTAAAGTATTAGAAGAAGCAAATAACCTAGCTAACAAATTTAATGATAGCTTTGTTACTGTAGAAAGAATTCTGCAAGCCTTAGCTAAAGTAAAAGATACTGAAAGCTTTAATATTCTAAAAAGCGCAGGCATTACCGAAGGTAAGATTAGTAGCGCCATTGAAAAAATGCGTAAAGGCAGAACGGCAAATTCCGCAAATGCAGAAGCTACATTTGAGGCGTTAAAGAAATATGCCAAAGATATCACTAAGCTTGCCGAGATAGGTAAACTTGACCCGGTCATCGGAAGAGATGAAGAGATCCGAAGAACCATGCAGGTACTATCCCGTAGGACTAAAAATAATCCCGTGCTCATCGGCGAACCGGGAGTCGGAAAAACCGCAATCATAGAAGGGTTAGCTCAAAGAATGGTTGCAGGTGACGTGCCTGAGAACCTGCATAATCAAAAGCTTTTTTCTTTAGATCTGGGTGCACTAATTGCCGGTGCAAAATTTAGAGGAGAATTTGAAGAAAGGCTAAAAGCAGTTTTAAATGAAGTTTCAGCAGCTGAAGGAGAAATCATACTGTTTATCGATGAACTACATACTCTTGTCGGCGCCGGAGCTGCAGAAGGCGCGATGGATGCTTCCAACCTGCTTAAGCCTGCTCTTGCCAGAGGCGAACTTCACTGTATCGGCGCAACTACGCTCGATGAATACAGAAAGCATATTGAAAAAGATGCAGCTCTTGCAAGACGCTTTCAGCCCGTTTTTATCCCTGAACCCACGGTTGAAGATACGGTCTCGATTTTGCGCGGCCTAAAGGAAAAATATGAAATGCATCACGGGATAAGAATTAGTGATAGCGCAATTGTTGCAGCTGCCACGCTTTCTAATCGCTATATCACCGAAAGATTTTTGCCGGATAAGGCAATCGACCTGATTGATGAGGCGGCCAGCAGACTTCGCATGCAAGTTGATAGTAAGCCGGAAGCTTTAGATGAACTTGATCGCAAAATAATTCAGCTTAAAATAGAAATTTCAGCATTAGAAAAAGAACAAGATCCTGCTTCACAAACCAGGCTTGAAAAGTTGAAGAAAGATCTGGCTGAAGTTGAAGCCAAAGCTTTTGATTTGAACAGCAAATGGCAAGCGGAGAAACTCAAGATCAACGAGCTTAAGAAGAATAAAGAAAAACTTGATGCAGCTAAAATTGAGCTTGAAACAGTACAAAGATCCGGCAATTATGAAAGAGCCGGAGAAATCAGATACGGAATAATTCCTGAGCTGGAGAAGAAAGTACAGGAAGCCGAAAGTTCAAAAGATATGCAAATGCTAAAAGAAACTATTACTGAAAATGATATTGCCTCCATAGTTTCCAGATGGACGGGAATACCGATAGATAAAATGCTTGAAGGAGAGAAAGAGAAACTTTTACACATGGAAGAGCATATTAAGGAATATGTAGTCGGTCAGGATAACGCGGTTAAAGCAATAGCAAGCGCAGTAAGAAGATCACGTGCCGGCCTTGCCGATTATGAAAAACCGATTGGCTCCTTCTTATTCTTAGGGCCTACTGGAGTCGGTAAAACCGAACTTACCAAAGCCTTATGCCAATTCTTATTTGATGATAAGAAAGCAATGGTAAGAATTGATATGTCTGAATTTATGGAAAAACATAGCGTGGCAAGGCTGATCGGGGCTCCTCCGGGATATGTCGGCTATGAAGAAGGCGGAGTGTTAACCGAATCAGTAAGGAGAAGGCCTTATCAGGTAGTGCTTTTTGATGAAATTGAGAAAGCACATCCCGACGTGTTTAATATACTGCTCCAAGTGTTGGATGAAGGGAGGTTAACCGATGGCCAGGGCAGAACGGTTGATTTTAGAAATACTGTAATTATCCTTACGTCTAACTTAGGTTCCGAATATATTGCAGCCCTTCCTGAAGGTGTAGAAGTTGAGCAAGCCAGAAACCAAGTAATGGAAGTAGTAAGAGGCGCTTTTAAGCCTGAGTTTTTAAATCGGCTTGATGAGATTATATTATTTAGCCGCCTGGCTCGTAAGCATATGCACAAAATTGTTGATATCCAACTTAAACGCTTAATAGCCCTACTAAAAGAGAAAAAAATTACTCTTGAAGTTGATGATACGGCTAAAGATTGGCTTGCTGATAAGGGGTACGATCCTGTGTTCGGGGCAAGACCGCTGAAGAGAGTAATCCAGCACTACATCCAAAATCCGCTTGCGGAAAAATTACTAGCCGGAGTAGTTAAGGAAAATAGCAATATTAAAGTTCTCGGAGATAAAGAAGGGTTAAAATTCTTATAA
- a CDS encoding ankyrin repeat domain-containing protein, whose amino-acid sequence MIEKDISFNIEKNLKSILLEKIEKATPEQMEEFINSTSKNELIAAIKEDLKLIIVNSVKKGHLQIVQLCLDNNQGEIDLNYVSKGYLQDTLLNNAVIGNHIEIARLLIAYGADVNLIGERAMPPLFQANTKEMVELLVKNGANLNYVYCGEYQQSILSHFLEMLNSERKEIIEYLLQSGAKIDEDIGLDTLLHRAVNNLEDSNLEDKDTIDIIEILLRNNADVNARDGHSGYAPLHYAAENPYGKEMAEILLNYGADVDIKDNNGSSPLDLAFEKGNYELFKLLILHGAKAHCNPSILDETTAEQKALKIKFIKMQGFITTAEALFDKDYAGLDEDAHDQEDYEEEKKENYNSNVLQILKSYFKLKGIPSGWEYFMKGLPVADQLKPWFDEIKKEVEQTMQELNELISPFIAGMLHSRFPINFPTPCPTSMFDCDLARNGRQDNKRKFEFTLKSYRELPQYLQPGKFPTDLEKEDNFKNFIHQIILSNQPLNMMIQNLERILITNIFYKQDRDNLISVLNAFKNPQPYFVDAIRELNETIKENASMSSQQRDEQIEKRKLEEVARDHSQNIKRFFPIAKRVKTSEFVDRIKAERDKGKEKEI is encoded by the coding sequence ATGATTGAAAAAGATATAAGCTTCAATATAGAAAAAAATCTGAAGTCAATTTTATTGGAAAAAATTGAGAAAGCAACCCCTGAACAAATGGAAGAGTTTATCAATAGCACTTCTAAAAACGAGCTGATTGCAGCAATCAAAGAAGATTTGAAATTGATAATAGTAAATTCCGTGAAAAAAGGACATTTACAAATCGTGCAGTTGTGCCTGGATAACAATCAGGGAGAAATTGATTTAAATTATGTTAGTAAAGGTTATTTACAAGATACGTTACTTAATAATGCAGTTATAGGTAATCATATTGAGATAGCGCGGTTACTGATTGCATATGGTGCTGACGTGAATTTAATCGGAGAGAGGGCGATGCCTCCTCTTTTTCAAGCTAATACTAAAGAGATGGTTGAACTCCTAGTTAAAAATGGAGCAAATCTTAATTATGTATATTGCGGGGAGTATCAACAGTCTATACTTAGTCATTTCCTAGAAATGTTGAATTCTGAAAGGAAAGAAATAATAGAATATCTTCTTCAAAGCGGCGCTAAAATTGACGAAGATATTGGCCTTGATACTCTCCTTCATAGAGCGGTGAATAATTTGGAAGATAGTAATTTGGAAGATAAAGATACAATTGATATAATTGAAATATTACTAAGAAATAATGCAGATGTTAATGCAAGGGACGGTCATTCCGGTTACGCACCTCTTCATTATGCGGCAGAAAATCCTTACGGAAAAGAAATGGCTGAAATATTATTAAATTATGGAGCAGATGTTGATATTAAGGATAATAACGGTAGTAGCCCTTTAGATCTAGCATTTGAAAAAGGCAACTATGAATTATTTAAGCTGCTTATATTACACGGAGCTAAAGCTCATTGTAATCCTTCTATTCTTGATGAAACAACGGCGGAACAAAAAGCACTAAAAATAAAATTCATAAAAATGCAAGGGTTTATTACTACAGCAGAAGCTTTATTTGATAAGGATTATGCAGGTTTGGATGAGGACGCACATGATCAAGAAGATTATGAAGAAGAAAAAAAAGAAAATTATAATTCAAATGTTCTACAAATATTAAAATCTTATTTCAAGTTAAAAGGTATACCTTCAGGTTGGGAATATTTTATGAAAGGCTTACCTGTAGCGGATCAATTAAAACCCTGGTTTGATGAGATAAAAAAAGAAGTTGAACAAACTATGCAGGAACTTAATGAACTTATATCCCCGTTCATTGCCGGGATGCTTCACAGTAGATTCCCGATTAATTTCCCTACTCCTTGCCCGACTTCAATGTTTGATTGTGATCTTGCAAGAAATGGAAGGCAAGATAATAAGAGGAAGTTTGAATTCACTTTAAAATCTTATAGGGAGCTACCTCAATATTTACAACCTGGGAAATTTCCGACCGATTTAGAAAAAGAGGACAATTTTAAAAATTTTATCCATCAGATTATTTTAAGCAATCAACCTTTAAACATGATGATTCAAAATCTGGAAAGAATTTTAATTACTAATATTTTTTATAAGCAAGATCGCGATAATCTTATAAGCGTTTTAAATGCTTTTAAAAACCCCCAGCCATATTTTGTTGATGCTATTCGAGAACTTAATGAAACGATTAAAGAAAACGCCTCCATGAGTTCACAACAACGGGACGAGCAAATTGAAAAAAGAAAACTTGAAGAAGTTGCAAGAGACCATAGCCAAAATATTAAAAGGTTTTTTCCAATTGCTAAACGAGTCAAAACTTCAGAATTCGTAGATAGAATAAAAGCAGAAAGAGACAAAGGTAAAGAAAAAGAGATATAA
- a CDS encoding ferritin-like domain-containing protein, translated as MVTLVGTQARFTDALKDLLELEYDATETYTAAIDRLNDENYKAKLNEFKADHERHIEGIRNLLKASGEEFTDGPCGKQVLMIGKVAIANLIGDNSILKAMLAAEEDTNTAYERMLNHEDRPSSADDFIKNAREDERRHKKWLEEITA; from the coding sequence ATGGTTACATTAGTAGGCACCCAAGCTAGATTTACAGACGCATTAAAAGATTTATTGGAACTTGAATATGATGCAACTGAAACTTATACAGCTGCAATTGATAGACTTAATGATGAAAACTATAAAGCTAAATTAAATGAGTTTAAAGCCGACCATGAACGCCACATTGAAGGAATCAGAAATCTTTTAAAGGCAAGCGGCGAAGAATTTACTGATGGTCCATGCGGTAAGCAAGTGCTTATGATAGGAAAAGTAGCGATCGCAAACTTAATTGGTGATAACTCAATTTTAAAAGCAATGCTTGCTGCTGAAGAAGATACTAATACGGCTTATGAAAGAATGCTTAATCATGAAGATAGACCAAGCAGTGCGGATGACTTCATTAAAAATGCCAGAGAAGATGAGCGCAGACATAAAAAATGGCTTGAAGAAATTACTGCTTAA